The following proteins come from a genomic window of Miscanthus floridulus cultivar M001 chromosome 2, ASM1932011v1, whole genome shotgun sequence:
- the LOC136540330 gene encoding uncharacterized protein yields MHPSWTRYRNVTAARKRRLSPLRPRLPLPPPRLVAVAIAFAFAILFLILVLLSTTSPPSPPSHHHAVVTRPSSSSAPPPPRCSSAAASLGELGDAMVSMLPKDLPFTVFVPSADSFTRVLRLQGPSSNASAAAAGGEAAASDTDENTYAILSRVLGFSAVPRRLLAADVPPPRGAGAVRLLDSVSGLSLYASRDARGALVVNGVRSECVDIVRGETVVHVIAGVLMDAEFERSFSAEFDG; encoded by the coding sequence ATGCATCCTTCCTGGACGCGCTACAGGAACGTGACGGCGGCGAGGAAGCGGAGGCTGTCCCCGCTCAGACCacggctgccgctgccgccgccacgcCTCGTCGCCGTGGCTATCGCCTTCGCCTTTGCAATCCTCTTCTTGATCCTCGTGCTTCTCTCCACCACCTCCCCTCCCTCGCCACCGTCCCACCACCACGCCGTCGTCACAAGACCATCCTCGTCCtcggcaccgccgccgcctcgctgCAGCAGCGCGGCGGCGAGCCTCGGGGAGCTCGGCGACGCCATGGTGTCCATGCTGCCCAAGGACCTCCCGTTCACCGTCTTCGTGCCCTCGGCGGACTCTTTCACCCGCGTCCTCAGGCTGCAGGGGCCATCGTCCAACGCCAGCGCTGCCGCCGCTGGAGGGGAAGCAGCGGCCAGCGACACCGACGAAAACACCTACGCCATCCTCTCCCGCGTGCTCGGCTTCTCTGCGGTCCCTCGGCGCCTGCTCGCCGCGGACGTGCCGCCGCCGCGCGGGGCCGGGGCGGTGCGCCTCCTGGACTCCGTGTCCGGGCTGAGCCTCTACGCCTCCAGGGACGCGCGCGGGGCGCTCGTCGTGAACGGCGTTCGGTCGGAGTGCGTCGATATTGTTAGGGGCGAGACCGTGGTGCATGTCATCGCGGGTGTCCTCATGGACGCCGAATTTGAGCGTTCTTTCTCTGCGGAATTTGATGGTTGA